One Dromiciops gliroides isolate mDroGli1 chromosome 3, mDroGli1.pri, whole genome shotgun sequence DNA segment encodes these proteins:
- the LOC122751850 gene encoding zinc finger protein 271-like isoform X1, with product MAPGSHSPPAQGLVTFKDVTVDFTPEEWRLLDHPQKELYKEVMLENAQTLLSLGLPVPRDLISHFEQGEAPWMLQREGPRTSCADGEPRLEMRMTPSELTISVEESQQPRFMSDGGHALNLREICDSNIKIERKQKSHHEFNKERKNFRQSSVLIRCKKMTSGNGSSQGNKSRECFTEQVEVVGSPEKPPEVQTYQCNEQEKAFSLNSDLVKHEKSHAREMLYTHDKGEKAFGHNSKLNEHQKFQNGKKHYGCSECGKTFIQQSSLITHQKFHTSEKLHKCRQCGKAFRRQSSLLSHQRIHAREKRHEYHQYGKAFSENSSHIAHQRSYAGEKQYPCKQCGKSFRQRSSLAEHKRIHTGEKPYPCKQCGKSFRCSSSFVQHQRIHSGERPYECIQCGKTFRCNSKLVLHQRIHTGEKPYACKQCGKSFRQSSSLAEHQRIHTGEKPYECNQCEKTFTQSSSLSLHQRIHTGEKPYECKQCGKTFTNTSNLAEHQRIHTGEKPYECKQCGKSFRQSSSLAEHQRIHTGEKPYECKQCGKSFRQSSSLAEHQRIHTGEKPYKCNQCGKAFRHSSSLANHQRIHTGEKPYECNQCGKAFTQSSNLALHQKIHTGEKLYECNQCGKTFTNTSKLALHKRIHTGEKPYDCNQCGKTFRCKSSLALHQRIHTGEKPYECKQCGKTFRCSSGLAKHQRIHTGEKPYECNQCGKSFRQSSNLAEHKRIHTGEKPYECNQCGKAFRFNSKLVLHQRIHTGEKPHECLECGKAFRERSSLIVHQTIHTGEKPYECNQCGKTFRQQSSLISHRRIHNR from the exons GGGTTGGTGACCTTCAAGGACGTGACTGTGGATTTCACCCCTGAGGAGTGGCGCCTCTTGGACCATCCTCAGAAGGAGCTGTACAAagaggtcatgctggagaatgccCAAACCCTGCTCTCTCTGG GACTTCCAGTTCCCAGAGATTTGATTTCCCATTTTGAGCAAGGGGAAGCACCATGGATGCTTCAGCGAGAAGGCCCCAGAACCTCCTGTGCAG aTGGAGAGCCCAGGCTGGAAATGAGGATGACTCCTTCAGAGTTGACCATTTCTGTGGAAGAATCACAACAGCCAAGATTTATGAGTGATGGTGGCCATGCCCTCAATTTGAGAGAAATCTGTGACTCTAATATCAAGattgagagaaaacaaaagagtCACCATGAATtcaataaagagagaaaaaatttcaGACAATCTTCAGTCCTAATTCGGTGTAAGAAAATGACCTCAGGGAATGGCTCTTCTCAGGGTAATAAATCCAGAGAATGCTTTACTGAGCAGGTAGAGGTTGTTGGGTCTCCAGAGAAGCCTCCTGAAGTACAAACTTATCAATGTAATGAACAGGAGAAGGCCTTCAGCTTGAATTCAGACTTAGTGAAACATGAGAAAAGTCATGCCAGAGAGATGCTTTATACACACGATAAAGGTGAGAAGGCCTTTGGCCATAATTCAAAGCTCAATGAGCATCAGAAatttcaaaatggaaagaaacattATGGATGTAGTGAATGTGGTAAAACCTTTATTCAACAGTCATCCCTTATTACTCATCAAAAATTTCATACTAGTGAAAAGCTACATAAATGTAGGCaatgtggaaaggcctttagGAGACAGTCATCCCTTCTTTCCCATCAAAGAATACATGCTAGAGAGAAACGTCATGAGTATCATCAATATGGTAAAGCTTTCAGTGAAAACTCTAGTCACATTGCACATCAGAGAAGCTATGCTGGAGAGAAACAATATCCTTGCAAGCAGTGTGGAAAGTCTTTCAGACAGAGGTCCAGCCTTGCTGAACATaaaagaattcacactggagagaaaccttatccTTGCAAGCAATGTGGAAAGTCTTTCAGATGTAGTTCTAGTTTTGTtcaacaccagagaattcacagtGGAGAAAGACCTTATGAATGtattcagtgtggaaagactttcagatgcAACTCCAAACTTGttctacatcagagaatccacactggagagaaaccttatgcatGTAAGCAATGTGGAAAGAGTTTCAGACAGAGCTCCAGTCttgctgaacatcagagaatccatacaggggagaaaccttatgaatgtaatcagtgtgaaAAGACTTTCACACAGAGCTCCAGTCTTTctctacatcagagaatccacactggagaaaaaccttatgaatgtaagcaaTGTGGGAAAACTTTCACAAACACATCCAATCttgctgaacatcagagaatccacactggagagaaaccttatgaatgtaagcaaTGTGGAAAAAGTTTCAGACAGAGCTCCAGTCTTGccgaacatcagagaatccacactggagagaaaccttatgaatgtaagcaatgtggaaaaagtttcagacagagctccagtcttgctgaacatcagagaattcacactggagaaaaaccatataaatgtaatcagtgtggaaaggctttcagacACAGCTCCAGTCTTGCTaatcatcagagaatccacactggagagaagccttatgaatgtaatcagtgtggaaaggctttcacacagagctCCAATCTTGCTTTacatcagaaaatccacactggagagaaactttatgaatgtaatcagtgtggaaagactttcacaaacACATCCAAACTTGCTCTACATaaaagaatccacactggagagaaaccttatgattgtaatcaatgtggaaagactttcagatgcAAATCCAGTCTTGctctacatcagagaatccacactggagagaaaccttatgaatgtaagcaatgtggaaagacttttagaTGCAGTTCTGGTCTtgctaaacatcagagaatccacactggagagaaaccatatgaatgtaatcaatgtggaaagagtTTCAGACAGAGCTCCAATCTTGCTGAACataagagaatccacactggagaaaaaccttatgaatgtaatcaatgtggaaaggcgtTCAGATTCAACTCCAAACTTGTTctccatcagagaatccatactggagagaaacctcatGAATGTCTTGAATGTGGCAAAGCTTTTAGGGAGCGTTCATCTCTTATTGTACATCAGacaatccacactggagagaaaccttatgaatgtaatcagtgtggtaAAACCTTTCGGCAACAGTCATCCCTTATTTCCCATCGTAGAATTcataatagatag
- the LOC122751850 gene encoding zinc finger protein 271-like isoform X3, with amino-acid sequence MLENAQTLLSLGLPVPRDLISHFEQGEAPWMLQREGPRTSCADGEPRLEMRMTPSELTISVEESQQPRFMSDGGHALNLREICDSNIKIERKQKSHHEFNKERKNFRQSSVLIRCKKMTSGNGSSQGNKSRECFTEQVEVVGSPEKPPEVQTYQCNEQEKAFSLNSDLVKHEKSHAREMLYTHDKGEKAFGHNSKLNEHQKFQNGKKHYGCSECGKTFIQQSSLITHQKFHTSEKLHKCRQCGKAFRRQSSLLSHQRIHAREKRHEYHQYGKAFSENSSHIAHQRSYAGEKQYPCKQCGKSFRQRSSLAEHKRIHTGEKPYPCKQCGKSFRCSSSFVQHQRIHSGERPYECIQCGKTFRCNSKLVLHQRIHTGEKPYACKQCGKSFRQSSSLAEHQRIHTGEKPYECNQCEKTFTQSSSLSLHQRIHTGEKPYECKQCGKTFTNTSNLAEHQRIHTGEKPYECKQCGKSFRQSSSLAEHQRIHTGEKPYECKQCGKSFRQSSSLAEHQRIHTGEKPYKCNQCGKAFRHSSSLANHQRIHTGEKPYECNQCGKAFTQSSNLALHQKIHTGEKLYECNQCGKTFTNTSKLALHKRIHTGEKPYDCNQCGKTFRCKSSLALHQRIHTGEKPYECKQCGKTFRCSSGLAKHQRIHTGEKPYECNQCGKSFRQSSNLAEHKRIHTGEKPYECNQCGKAFRFNSKLVLHQRIHTGEKPHECLECGKAFRERSSLIVHQTIHTGEKPYECNQCGKTFRQQSSLISHRRIHNR; translated from the exons atgctggagaatgccCAAACCCTGCTCTCTCTGG GACTTCCAGTTCCCAGAGATTTGATTTCCCATTTTGAGCAAGGGGAAGCACCATGGATGCTTCAGCGAGAAGGCCCCAGAACCTCCTGTGCAG aTGGAGAGCCCAGGCTGGAAATGAGGATGACTCCTTCAGAGTTGACCATTTCTGTGGAAGAATCACAACAGCCAAGATTTATGAGTGATGGTGGCCATGCCCTCAATTTGAGAGAAATCTGTGACTCTAATATCAAGattgagagaaaacaaaagagtCACCATGAATtcaataaagagagaaaaaatttcaGACAATCTTCAGTCCTAATTCGGTGTAAGAAAATGACCTCAGGGAATGGCTCTTCTCAGGGTAATAAATCCAGAGAATGCTTTACTGAGCAGGTAGAGGTTGTTGGGTCTCCAGAGAAGCCTCCTGAAGTACAAACTTATCAATGTAATGAACAGGAGAAGGCCTTCAGCTTGAATTCAGACTTAGTGAAACATGAGAAAAGTCATGCCAGAGAGATGCTTTATACACACGATAAAGGTGAGAAGGCCTTTGGCCATAATTCAAAGCTCAATGAGCATCAGAAatttcaaaatggaaagaaacattATGGATGTAGTGAATGTGGTAAAACCTTTATTCAACAGTCATCCCTTATTACTCATCAAAAATTTCATACTAGTGAAAAGCTACATAAATGTAGGCaatgtggaaaggcctttagGAGACAGTCATCCCTTCTTTCCCATCAAAGAATACATGCTAGAGAGAAACGTCATGAGTATCATCAATATGGTAAAGCTTTCAGTGAAAACTCTAGTCACATTGCACATCAGAGAAGCTATGCTGGAGAGAAACAATATCCTTGCAAGCAGTGTGGAAAGTCTTTCAGACAGAGGTCCAGCCTTGCTGAACATaaaagaattcacactggagagaaaccttatccTTGCAAGCAATGTGGAAAGTCTTTCAGATGTAGTTCTAGTTTTGTtcaacaccagagaattcacagtGGAGAAAGACCTTATGAATGtattcagtgtggaaagactttcagatgcAACTCCAAACTTGttctacatcagagaatccacactggagagaaaccttatgcatGTAAGCAATGTGGAAAGAGTTTCAGACAGAGCTCCAGTCttgctgaacatcagagaatccatacaggggagaaaccttatgaatgtaatcagtgtgaaAAGACTTTCACACAGAGCTCCAGTCTTTctctacatcagagaatccacactggagaaaaaccttatgaatgtaagcaaTGTGGGAAAACTTTCACAAACACATCCAATCttgctgaacatcagagaatccacactggagagaaaccttatgaatgtaagcaaTGTGGAAAAAGTTTCAGACAGAGCTCCAGTCTTGccgaacatcagagaatccacactggagagaaaccttatgaatgtaagcaatgtggaaaaagtttcagacagagctccagtcttgctgaacatcagagaattcacactggagaaaaaccatataaatgtaatcagtgtggaaaggctttcagacACAGCTCCAGTCTTGCTaatcatcagagaatccacactggagagaagccttatgaatgtaatcagtgtggaaaggctttcacacagagctCCAATCTTGCTTTacatcagaaaatccacactggagagaaactttatgaatgtaatcagtgtggaaagactttcacaaacACATCCAAACTTGCTCTACATaaaagaatccacactggagagaaaccttatgattgtaatcaatgtggaaagactttcagatgcAAATCCAGTCTTGctctacatcagagaatccacactggagagaaaccttatgaatgtaagcaatgtggaaagacttttagaTGCAGTTCTGGTCTtgctaaacatcagagaatccacactggagagaaaccatatgaatgtaatcaatgtggaaagagtTTCAGACAGAGCTCCAATCTTGCTGAACataagagaatccacactggagaaaaaccttatgaatgtaatcaatgtggaaaggcgtTCAGATTCAACTCCAAACTTGTTctccatcagagaatccatactggagagaaacctcatGAATGTCTTGAATGTGGCAAAGCTTTTAGGGAGCGTTCATCTCTTATTGTACATCAGacaatccacactggagagaaaccttatgaatgtaatcagtgtggtaAAACCTTTCGGCAACAGTCATCCCTTATTTCCCATCGTAGAATTcataatagatag
- the LOC122751850 gene encoding zinc finger protein 271-like isoform X2 — protein sequence MGLVTFKDVTVDFTPEEWRLLDHPQKELYKEVMLENAQTLLSLGLPVPRDLISHFEQGEAPWMLQREGPRTSCADGEPRLEMRMTPSELTISVEESQQPRFMSDGGHALNLREICDSNIKIERKQKSHHEFNKERKNFRQSSVLIRCKKMTSGNGSSQGNKSRECFTEQVEVVGSPEKPPEVQTYQCNEQEKAFSLNSDLVKHEKSHAREMLYTHDKGEKAFGHNSKLNEHQKFQNGKKHYGCSECGKTFIQQSSLITHQKFHTSEKLHKCRQCGKAFRRQSSLLSHQRIHAREKRHEYHQYGKAFSENSSHIAHQRSYAGEKQYPCKQCGKSFRQRSSLAEHKRIHTGEKPYPCKQCGKSFRCSSSFVQHQRIHSGERPYECIQCGKTFRCNSKLVLHQRIHTGEKPYACKQCGKSFRQSSSLAEHQRIHTGEKPYECNQCEKTFTQSSSLSLHQRIHTGEKPYECKQCGKTFTNTSNLAEHQRIHTGEKPYECKQCGKSFRQSSSLAEHQRIHTGEKPYECKQCGKSFRQSSSLAEHQRIHTGEKPYKCNQCGKAFRHSSSLANHQRIHTGEKPYECNQCGKAFTQSSNLALHQKIHTGEKLYECNQCGKTFTNTSKLALHKRIHTGEKPYDCNQCGKTFRCKSSLALHQRIHTGEKPYECKQCGKTFRCSSGLAKHQRIHTGEKPYECNQCGKSFRQSSNLAEHKRIHTGEKPYECNQCGKAFRFNSKLVLHQRIHTGEKPHECLECGKAFRERSSLIVHQTIHTGEKPYECNQCGKTFRQQSSLISHRRIHNR from the exons ATG GGGTTGGTGACCTTCAAGGACGTGACTGTGGATTTCACCCCTGAGGAGTGGCGCCTCTTGGACCATCCTCAGAAGGAGCTGTACAAagaggtcatgctggagaatgccCAAACCCTGCTCTCTCTGG GACTTCCAGTTCCCAGAGATTTGATTTCCCATTTTGAGCAAGGGGAAGCACCATGGATGCTTCAGCGAGAAGGCCCCAGAACCTCCTGTGCAG aTGGAGAGCCCAGGCTGGAAATGAGGATGACTCCTTCAGAGTTGACCATTTCTGTGGAAGAATCACAACAGCCAAGATTTATGAGTGATGGTGGCCATGCCCTCAATTTGAGAGAAATCTGTGACTCTAATATCAAGattgagagaaaacaaaagagtCACCATGAATtcaataaagagagaaaaaatttcaGACAATCTTCAGTCCTAATTCGGTGTAAGAAAATGACCTCAGGGAATGGCTCTTCTCAGGGTAATAAATCCAGAGAATGCTTTACTGAGCAGGTAGAGGTTGTTGGGTCTCCAGAGAAGCCTCCTGAAGTACAAACTTATCAATGTAATGAACAGGAGAAGGCCTTCAGCTTGAATTCAGACTTAGTGAAACATGAGAAAAGTCATGCCAGAGAGATGCTTTATACACACGATAAAGGTGAGAAGGCCTTTGGCCATAATTCAAAGCTCAATGAGCATCAGAAatttcaaaatggaaagaaacattATGGATGTAGTGAATGTGGTAAAACCTTTATTCAACAGTCATCCCTTATTACTCATCAAAAATTTCATACTAGTGAAAAGCTACATAAATGTAGGCaatgtggaaaggcctttagGAGACAGTCATCCCTTCTTTCCCATCAAAGAATACATGCTAGAGAGAAACGTCATGAGTATCATCAATATGGTAAAGCTTTCAGTGAAAACTCTAGTCACATTGCACATCAGAGAAGCTATGCTGGAGAGAAACAATATCCTTGCAAGCAGTGTGGAAAGTCTTTCAGACAGAGGTCCAGCCTTGCTGAACATaaaagaattcacactggagagaaaccttatccTTGCAAGCAATGTGGAAAGTCTTTCAGATGTAGTTCTAGTTTTGTtcaacaccagagaattcacagtGGAGAAAGACCTTATGAATGtattcagtgtggaaagactttcagatgcAACTCCAAACTTGttctacatcagagaatccacactggagagaaaccttatgcatGTAAGCAATGTGGAAAGAGTTTCAGACAGAGCTCCAGTCttgctgaacatcagagaatccatacaggggagaaaccttatgaatgtaatcagtgtgaaAAGACTTTCACACAGAGCTCCAGTCTTTctctacatcagagaatccacactggagaaaaaccttatgaatgtaagcaaTGTGGGAAAACTTTCACAAACACATCCAATCttgctgaacatcagagaatccacactggagagaaaccttatgaatgtaagcaaTGTGGAAAAAGTTTCAGACAGAGCTCCAGTCTTGccgaacatcagagaatccacactggagagaaaccttatgaatgtaagcaatgtggaaaaagtttcagacagagctccagtcttgctgaacatcagagaattcacactggagaaaaaccatataaatgtaatcagtgtggaaaggctttcagacACAGCTCCAGTCTTGCTaatcatcagagaatccacactggagagaagccttatgaatgtaatcagtgtggaaaggctttcacacagagctCCAATCTTGCTTTacatcagaaaatccacactggagagaaactttatgaatgtaatcagtgtggaaagactttcacaaacACATCCAAACTTGCTCTACATaaaagaatccacactggagagaaaccttatgattgtaatcaatgtggaaagactttcagatgcAAATCCAGTCTTGctctacatcagagaatccacactggagagaaaccttatgaatgtaagcaatgtggaaagacttttagaTGCAGTTCTGGTCTtgctaaacatcagagaatccacactggagagaaaccatatgaatgtaatcaatgtggaaagagtTTCAGACAGAGCTCCAATCTTGCTGAACataagagaatccacactggagaaaaaccttatgaatgtaatcaatgtggaaaggcgtTCAGATTCAACTCCAAACTTGTTctccatcagagaatccatactggagagaaacctcatGAATGTCTTGAATGTGGCAAAGCTTTTAGGGAGCGTTCATCTCTTATTGTACATCAGacaatccacactggagagaaaccttatgaatgtaatcagtgtggtaAAACCTTTCGGCAACAGTCATCCCTTATTTCCCATCGTAGAATTcataatagatag
- the LOC122751868 gene encoding zinc finger protein 287-like, translated as MDLPPGSQLCAGRSQELVTFKDVAVDFTREEWDLLDPPQKELYKEVMLENAQNLLSVGLPVPREALVSQFEQGEAPWMREGKDHRTSCPEEDNRLDMKETSAKLNISMEESQEQRLMNGSYHDLNVRGIYGLIRPQKSHTGKVLYIYNEDEKTFTHNPELIDHQKTDSRKKHYRCNECAKDFKLESSFIHHQRIHAKEKSHECHEYGKTFNEKSCLIVHKRSHTNEKCYTCNQCGKTFRRKSSLAKHQRIHTGEKPYECNQCGKTFRYHSSLFNHQRIHTGEKPYKCNECGKTFGQRSSLVNHQRIHTGEKPYECNHCGKAFTQSSSLAHHKRLHTGEKPYKCNQCEKTFRGHSCLVVHQRIHTGEKPYECYQCGKSFRQSVSLAVHHRIHMRKTL; from the exons ATGGATCTGCCTCCCGGAAGCCAGCTCTGTGCAGGCAGGTCCCAG GAGTTGGTGAccttcaaggatgtggctgtggacttcACCCGGGAGGAGTGGGACCTCTTGGACCCCCCTCAGAAGGAGctgtacaaggaggtcatgctggagaatgccCAGAACCTGCTCTCTGTGG GACTCCCAGTTCCTAGAGAAGCTTTGGTCTCCCAGTTTGAGCAAGGGGAAGCACCATGGATGCGTGAGGGAAAAGACCACAGAACCTCCTGCCCAG aggAAGACAACAGGCTTGACATGAAGGAGACTTCTGCAAAGCTAAACATTTCTATGGAAGAATCACAAGAGCAAAGATTAATGAATGGAAGTTACCATGACCTGAATGTGAGAGGAATCTATGGCCTAATTAGACCTCAGAAAAGTCATACAGGAAAAGTCCTGTATATCTATAATGAAGATGAAAAGACCTTCACTCATAATCCAGAGCTTATTGACCACCAGAAAACCGACAGTAGAAAGAAACATTACAGATGTAATGAATGTGCTAAAGACTTTAAGCTAGAGTCATCCTTTATTCACCATCAGAGAATTCATGCTAAAGAGAAATCTCATGAGTGTCATGAATATGGCAAAACTTTCAATGAGAAGTCATGCCTTATTGTACATAAGAGAAGCCACACTAACGAGAAATGTTATACATGCAaccaatgtggaaagacttttagacggaagtccagtttggctaaacatcagagaatacacactggagagaaaccttatgaatgtaatcagtgtggaaagacttttcgATACCACTCTAGTCTTTTTaatcatcagagaatccacactggagagaaaccttataaatgtaatgagtgtggaaagactttcggACAGAGGTCTAGTCTTGTAaatcatcagagaatccacactggagaaaaaccttatgaatgtaatcactgtggaaaggctttcacacaaaGCTCCAGTCTTGCTCACCATAAGAGACTCCACACAGGAGAAAAGCCAtataaatgtaatcaatgtgaaaagactttcagaggGCACTCCTGTTTGGtagtacatcagagaatccacactggtgaaaaaccttatgaatgttatCAATGTGGAAAGAGTTTCAGACAGAGTGTCAGTCTTGCAGTACATCATAGAATTCATATGAGAAAAACCTTGTGA